One window of the Buchnera aphidicola (Meitanaphis elongallis) genome contains the following:
- the ybeD gene encoding DUF493 family protein YbeD, whose protein sequence is MKSKLEKMLKFPCSFTYKVIGLAQPELIDQIIRVIQCKLPGDYIPQIKSSNKGNYLSISITIVANNFEQIESLYHELSDINIVRMVL, encoded by the coding sequence ATGAAAAGCAAACTTGAAAAAATGTTAAAATTTCCTTGCTCATTTACCTATAAAGTTATTGGATTAGCACAACCTGAATTAATTGATCAAATAATAAGAGTAATTCAATGTAAATTACCAGGAGATTATATTCCACAAATAAAATCTAGCAACAAAGGTAATTATCTATCTATTTCTATTACAATTGTTGCCAATAATTTTGAGCAAATAGAAAGCTTATATCATGAACTTAGCGATATCAACATAGTGCGAATGGTACTATAA
- the dnaX gene encoding DNA polymerase III subunit gamma/tau: protein MNYQILANKWRPKEFNNIIGQKYIITAICNGLQLGRIHHTWLFHGTQGTGKTTISRILAKGLSCKKGITHIPCRICPNCKEIENGKFIDLLEVDAASRTKIEDMKELLSNINYLPVKGRFKIYLIDEIHMLSKHSFNSLLKIIEEPPEHVKFILATTNLDKVPSTILSRCLQFQLKPINTIEIFTQIKHILSKENILFEHEAIKLLSIESNGSLRNALNLTEQAISMGNEQVLTKVVKNMLGRLDSNQILKIILALLKKDQKEMLSLLEYINKVNINWEHILIEILKLLYKIAMFKKFSKIQTSCLFYEDQKENEIIYEISKISKHSDIQLYYKTILIGRKELKVAPNYQIGVEMTLLRALNLNTTPIKINIIHDNKNN, encoded by the coding sequence ATGAATTATCAAATTCTAGCTAACAAATGGAGACCTAAAGAATTCAATAATATAATTGGACAAAAATATATTATTACTGCGATATGCAATGGATTGCAATTAGGAAGAATACACCACACATGGTTATTTCATGGTACTCAAGGTACTGGAAAGACAACCATTTCCAGGATACTAGCTAAAGGATTAAGTTGCAAAAAAGGAATTACGCATATTCCGTGCAGAATATGTCCAAATTGCAAAGAAATAGAAAACGGAAAGTTCATTGATTTACTTGAAGTTGATGCCGCTTCACGTACTAAAATAGAAGACATGAAAGAACTATTAAGCAATATTAACTATTTACCGGTTAAAGGAAGATTTAAAATTTATCTAATAGACGAAATCCACATGCTTTCGAAACATAGTTTTAATTCTCTCTTAAAAATAATTGAAGAACCACCAGAACATGTTAAATTTATTTTAGCAACTACCAACTTAGACAAAGTACCATCTACAATTTTATCACGTTGTTTGCAATTTCAATTAAAACCAATTAATACAATAGAAATATTCACACAAATCAAACATATATTATCTAAAGAAAATATATTATTTGAACATGAAGCAATAAAATTGTTGTCTATAGAATCTAACGGTAGTCTAAGAAATGCATTAAATTTAACAGAACAAGCCATCTCTATGGGAAATGAACAAGTTTTAACTAAAGTCGTAAAAAATATGTTAGGACGATTGGATAGCAATCAAATATTAAAAATAATTCTAGCATTATTAAAAAAAGATCAAAAAGAAATGTTATCTTTATTAGAATATATAAATAAAGTTAACATCAATTGGGAACACATATTAATAGAAATTCTAAAATTATTATATAAAATAGCTATGTTTAAAAAATTTTCAAAAATACAAACAAGTTGTTTATTTTATGAAGATCAAAAAGAAAATGAAATAATATATGAAATTTCAAAAATTTCTAAACATTCAGACATTCAGTTATACTATAAAACTATACTAATAGGAAGAAAAGAATTAAAAGTTGCTCCTAATTATCAGATTGGAGTAGAAATGACTTTATTACGTGCATTAAACCTCAATACAACTCCAATAAAAATTAATATCATTCATGACAATAAAAATAATTAA
- the cspE gene encoding transcription antiterminator/RNA stability regulator CspE, with the protein MSKIKGNVKWFNESKGFGFITPEDGSKDVFVHFSAIQSNGFKTLSEGQSVEFEITEGAKGPSAANVISL; encoded by the coding sequence ATGTCTAAGATTAAAGGTAATGTGAAATGGTTTAATGAATCTAAAGGGTTTGGGTTTATTACTCCTGAAGATGGAAGCAAAGATGTTTTTGTTCATTTTTCAGCTATCCAAAGCAACGGGTTTAAAACTTTGTCAGAAGGTCAAAGTGTTGAATTCGAAATTACCGAAGGAGCAAAAGGACCGTCAGCAGCTAATGTTATTAGTTTGTAA
- the folD gene encoding bifunctional methylenetetrahydrofolate dehydrogenase/methenyltetrahydrofolate cyclohydrolase FolD, with protein MFKKILNGKKISDKIQIKIKKQIHKMLIEGKRPPGLAVILIGYNLASQIYVKKKRIACKKSGIISKVWHFSENVQEQKIINLIKILNKDPKIDGILVQLPIPKHINIINIFNSIIPTKDVDGFHPYNIGCLCQKNPKLRPCTPLGIITILEHYNINIKGLHAVIIGASNTVGRPMNLELLLSGCTTTTTHRFTKNVEYFIKQADLVIVAIGKANFLKGKWIKPGAIIIDVGINRLKNGTIVGDVDFKSAILNASYITPVPGGVGPMTVIMLLQNTLKAYIEHN; from the coding sequence ATGTTTAAAAAAATTTTAAATGGAAAAAAAATTTCTGATAAAATACAGATAAAAATAAAAAAACAAATACATAAAATGCTAATAGAAGGAAAACGTCCTCCAGGATTAGCAGTAATATTAATTGGATATAATTTAGCATCACAAATTTATGTTAAAAAAAAACGAATAGCTTGTAAAAAATCTGGAATTATTTCAAAAGTATGGCATTTTTCTGAAAATGTTCAAGAACAAAAAATAATAAATCTTATAAAAATATTAAACAAAGATCCTAAAATTGACGGAATACTAGTGCAGTTGCCTATTCCTAAACATATTAATATTATAAACATATTTAACAGTATTATCCCTACAAAAGACGTAGATGGATTTCATCCATATAATATAGGTTGCTTATGTCAAAAAAATCCTAAATTACGCCCTTGTACTCCATTAGGAATTATTACAATATTAGAACATTATAATATTAATATAAAAGGATTACATGCTGTAATAATAGGAGCTTCTAACACAGTTGGAAGACCCATGAATCTAGAATTATTGTTGTCTGGTTGTACTACCACAACAACTCATAGATTTACTAAAAATGTTGAATATTTCATCAAGCAAGCAGATTTAGTAATAGTCGCAATAGGAAAGGCAAATTTTTTAAAAGGAAAATGGATTAAACCAGGAGCAATAATAATTGATGTAGGAATTAACAGACTAAAAAATGGAACAATAGTAGGAGACGTAGATTTCAAATCAGCAATTTTAAACGCCTCATATATAACTCCTGTTCCAGGAGGAGTTGGCCCTATGACCGTAATTATGCTGTTACAAAATACTTTAAAAGCATATATAGAACATAATTAA
- a CDS encoding YbaB/EbfC family nucleoid-associated protein: MFSKNNLNTLMKQAQEIQKKMTKIQKEVSSIEVIGESGAGIVKVTLIGTNNCKKIEIDPILITKYDKEILEDLIVAAFNDAARRILELQKQKMSSISPDIPFSNELNIPS; encoded by the coding sequence ATGTTTTCTAAAAATAATTTAAATACCTTAATGAAACAAGCACAAGAAATACAAAAAAAAATGACTAAAATACAAAAAGAAGTATCTTCTATAGAAGTGATTGGAGAATCTGGAGCAGGAATTGTAAAAGTTACATTAATTGGAACAAATAATTGTAAAAAAATAGAAATAGATCCCATTTTAATAACAAAATATGATAAAGAAATATTAGAAGATTTAATAGTAGCTGCATTCAACGATGCAGCGCGACGTATTTTAGAACTACAAAAACAAAAAATGTCTTCTATTTCTCCAGATATTCCATTTTCTAACGAGTTAAACATTCCATCGTAA
- the aroE gene encoding shikimate dehydrogenase, protein MLKKHSSEFSVFGNPINHTKSPYIHLLFAQQTNIVHKYDYTLVPFNQFRKFITNFFAYKGIGANITIPFKEEAFLISDELTDHAKASRSVNTFKKLKNGKILGDNTDGKGILYDLKRLKFIKKYDDVLVIGAGGAARGIIFSLLSYGCNILILNRTIDRAIKLVSDFKRFGSISILSEKELEHSSFNVIINAAANVEINRYWSSISFSKNKTAYFYDINYSNNMHTPFLSWCISCGALMFSDGIGMLVSQAACSFYLWHGILPNIEPVIFQLRQN, encoded by the coding sequence GTGCTTAAAAAACATTCAAGTGAGTTTTCAGTTTTTGGTAATCCTATTAATCATACTAAATCTCCTTATATTCATTTATTGTTTGCTCAACAAACTAATATAGTTCATAAATATGATTATACTTTAGTGCCATTTAATCAATTCCGTAAATTTATAACTAATTTTTTTGCATATAAGGGAATCGGAGCTAATATAACTATTCCTTTTAAGGAAGAGGCATTTTTAATATCAGATGAATTAACTGATCATGCGAAGGCTTCGAGATCAGTGAATACTTTTAAAAAATTAAAAAATGGAAAAATTTTAGGAGATAACACTGATGGAAAAGGTATTTTATATGATTTAAAACGTTTAAAGTTTATAAAAAAATATGACGATGTTTTAGTGATAGGTGCTGGGGGTGCTGCTCGAGGAATAATTTTTTCATTATTGTCTTATGGTTGTAATATATTGATTTTAAATAGAACCATAGATCGAGCAATAAAATTAGTAAGCGATTTTAAAAGATTCGGATCTATTTCTATTTTATCGGAAAAAGAACTAGAACATAGTTCGTTTAACGTAATTATTAATGCTGCTGCAAACGTAGAAATAAATCGTTATTGGAGTTCTATTTCTTTTTCAAAAAATAAAACAGCTTATTTTTATGATATTAATTATTCTAATAATATGCACACTCCTTTTCTTTCTTGGTGTATTAGTTGCGGTGCGTTAATGTTTTCTGATGGAATAGGTATGTTAGTTAGTCAGGCAGCGTGTTCTTTTTATTTATGGCATGGTATATTACCTAATATTGAGCCAGTTATTTTTCAGTTACGACAGAACTAA
- a CDS encoding Sua5/YciO/YrdC/YwlC family protein yields MINSIPLFKCINKLKNNDVIAYPTESVFGLGCNPNNKCAVIKLLKLKNRKWNKGLILVASHYSQVKSYVSEYKLSFRHKIIMLKNWPGHVTFLLPAKSSVPYWLTGGSEFIAVRVSSHVPIQQLCNTFGHPITSTSANRSGLEPCKTYRDVINQFGKHFPIFRGKLGKSKRPSKIINLVSGALIRRA; encoded by the coding sequence ATGATAAATAGTATACCATTATTTAAGTGTATTAATAAATTAAAAAATAATGATGTTATTGCTTACCCGACAGAATCTGTATTTGGTCTTGGATGTAATCCGAATAATAAATGTGCAGTTATAAAACTTCTTAAATTAAAAAATAGAAAATGGAATAAAGGATTAATATTAGTAGCATCTCATTATAGTCAAGTTAAGTCGTATGTTTCTGAATATAAATTGTCTTTTCGACACAAAATTATTATGTTAAAAAATTGGCCTGGACATGTTACTTTTTTGCTTCCAGCAAAGTCCTCAGTACCGTATTGGTTAACTGGAGGGTCTGAGTTTATAGCTGTTCGTGTTAGTTCTCATGTTCCTATTCAACAGCTATGTAATACATTTGGACATCCGATAACATCTACTAGTGCTAATCGTTCCGGTTTAGAACCATGTAAGACATATAGAGACGTTATAAATCAGTTTGGTAAACATTTTCCAATTTTTCGTGGGAAATTAGGTAAAAGTAAGCGTCCTTCTAAGATCATAAATCTTGTTAGCGGAGCATTAATACGTCGTGCTTAA
- a CDS encoding nucleoside monophosphate kinase, protein MRIILLGVPGSGKGTQAQFISQRYCLPKISTGDILRQFIKNDDSLLHKRIKNAIHNGKLISDTIVTKIVENRISKTDCNVGFVLDGFPRTITQAKIIKKNKIHIDYVFEFKIPTKIILKRTQGRRIDPISGKIYNLDDNKYFKNKDHMNLIQRNDDNKKIIKKRLEEHKKFTIPLINYFHTCTTTEKIKFYTIDGTKTILNINNEIKNILD, encoded by the coding sequence ATGCGTATTATTCTACTTGGTGTTCCTGGATCAGGAAAAGGAACACAAGCTCAATTCATTTCACAACGATACTGTCTTCCAAAAATATCTACTGGAGATATATTAAGACAATTTATAAAAAATGACGATTCCCTACTACATAAAAGAATTAAAAATGCTATACATAATGGAAAATTAATTTCAGACACTATCGTTACAAAAATAGTAGAAAATCGCATTTCTAAAACAGATTGCAATGTAGGATTTGTACTCGATGGATTTCCAAGAACAATTACTCAAGCTAAAATAATAAAAAAAAATAAAATCCACATCGATTATGTTTTTGAATTTAAAATACCCACTAAAATAATTTTAAAACGTACTCAAGGTAGAAGAATCGATCCCATTTCAGGAAAAATTTATAATTTAGATGACAATAAATATTTTAAAAATAAAGATCACATGAACCTAATTCAAAGAAATGATGACAATAAAAAAATAATTAAAAAAAGATTAGAAGAACATAAAAAATTCACAATACCACTTATAAATTATTTTCATACATGTACCACTACTGAAAAAATAAAATTTTATACTATAGATGGAACAAAAACAATATTAAATATTAACAACGAAATTAAAAATATTTTAGATTAA
- the htpG gene encoding molecular chaperone HtpG has protein sequence MNSNNKKTYEFQSETNKILHLMIHSLYSNKEIFLRELISNASDAIDKLKFQSISSPELYEADTNMHIRIYIDKKNNSLTISDNGIGMTHEEIINNLGTIAKSGTKEILKSYKKSMQKQNNLIGQFGVGFYSAFIVSKKIIVKSRFGGLNENEGVLWESEGKGQYEVSKINKKNRGTKITLYLKPEETNFLEPWNIRNIISKYSNHISVPIEMNVYDEQKKINTWEQINQAKALWTLQKSQITDEEYKNFYKQLTNDSNDPIIWTHNKIEGTQEYIILLFIPSKSTWDIWNRENKHGLKLYVNRVYIMDDAEQFLPSYLRFVKGIIDSNSLPLNVSREILQNNHIIKNLKTKLTTRVLKLLHHLSKNIDSYKQFWSQFGSVLKEGPAEDPINKNVIADLLRFYSMKYNSQENMISLRDYVNNMKNKQEKIYFITSDNHTSAINSPHLEFFRKNDIDVLLLTDKIDEWMMNYLTEFDGKLFQSISKHDESIEKLNVNLNNSSKEISSNMDSLLSKIKNILKTKIKDVRFTYKLTHTPAMVITDSNDMTTQMAKLFSAAGQSIPEIKYIFEINPNHELIKKICKETNEEKIKNWVKILFDQSLLAEKNTLENPNEFITRINNFLINCK, from the coding sequence ATGAATTCTAATAACAAAAAAACATACGAATTTCAATCAGAAACAAATAAAATATTACATCTAATGATTCATTCTTTATATTCTAATAAAGAGATATTTTTAAGAGAACTAATTTCTAATGCTTCAGATGCTATTGACAAATTAAAATTTCAATCGATATCTTCCCCAGAACTATATGAAGCAGATACTAATATGCATATTAGAATTTATATAGATAAAAAAAATAATAGTTTAACTATTAGTGACAATGGAATAGGAATGACACATGAAGAAATAATTAATAATTTAGGTACAATAGCAAAATCTGGAACAAAAGAAATTTTAAAATCTTATAAAAAATCTATGCAAAAACAAAATAATTTAATTGGACAATTTGGAGTTGGATTTTATTCAGCATTTATTGTGTCCAAAAAAATAATAGTAAAAAGTAGATTTGGAGGTTTAAATGAAAATGAAGGAGTACTCTGGGAATCTGAAGGAAAAGGTCAATATGAAGTAAGTAAAATTAATAAAAAAAACAGAGGAACAAAAATAACTTTATATTTAAAACCAGAAGAAACAAATTTTTTAGAACCATGGAATATAAGAAATATTATTAGCAAATATTCTAATCATATTTCTGTTCCGATAGAAATGAACGTATACGACGAACAAAAAAAAATCAATACATGGGAACAAATTAATCAAGCTAAAGCATTATGGACTCTACAAAAATCTCAAATAACAGACGAAGAATATAAAAATTTTTATAAACAACTCACTAACGATTCCAATGATCCAATTATATGGACTCACAATAAAATAGAAGGTACTCAAGAATATATAATCTTACTATTTATTCCTTCTAAATCTACTTGGGATATTTGGAATAGAGAAAATAAACACGGTTTAAAATTATACGTAAATCGTGTATATATTATGGATGATGCAGAACAATTTTTGCCAAGTTATCTGCGTTTTGTAAAAGGAATTATTGATTCAAACAGCCTTCCATTAAATGTTTCTAGAGAAATATTGCAAAATAATCACATTATAAAAAATTTAAAAACAAAACTTACTACACGAGTACTAAAATTGTTACATCATCTTTCTAAAAATATTGATTCTTATAAACAATTTTGGTCTCAATTCGGATCAGTATTAAAAGAAGGCCCTGCAGAAGATCCAATAAATAAAAATGTTATTGCCGATCTTCTACGATTCTATTCAATGAAATATAACTCACAAGAAAATATGATATCTTTACGTGATTATGTTAATAATATGAAAAATAAACAAGAAAAAATTTATTTTATTACATCAGATAATCATACTTCTGCTATAAATAGTCCTCATTTAGAATTCTTTAGAAAAAATGATATAGACGTACTACTACTAACTGACAAAATAGACGAATGGATGATGAATTATTTAACTGAATTTGATGGAAAATTATTTCAATCAATTAGCAAACACGATGAATCTATTGAAAAATTAAATGTAAATTTAAATAACTCATCAAAAGAAATAAGTTCTAATATGGATTCTTTGTTAAGTAAAATAAAAAATATATTAAAAACCAAAATAAAAGATGTTCGTTTCACTTATAAATTGACACACACTCCTGCTATGGTTATTACAGATTCCAACGATATGACCACTCAAATGGCAAAATTATTTTCTGCAGCAGGACAATCTATACCTGAAATAAAATATATCTTTGAAATCAATCCAAATCACGAACTAATTAAAAAAATATGTAAAGAAACAAATGAAGAAAAAATTAAAAATTGGGTAAAAATATTGTTTGATCAATCACTTCTCGCAGAAAAAAATACTTTAGAAAATCCTAATGAATTTATAACTAGAATAAATAACTTCTTAATAAATTGTAAATAA
- the cysS gene encoding cysteine--tRNA ligase yields the protein MLSIFNSFTQQRETFRASLDKVIKMYVCGVTSYDLCHIGHGRTFVFFDIVLRYLRYCGYNLQYVRNITDVDDKIISRSIENNETIFNLSNRMINQMNKDFFALNILCPDYEPRATENIDIIVKFILKLLNSQHAYISNNGDVMFSIEKYSNYGLLSKQLISKLKIGVRISENVSKRHPLDFILWKLTKENEKYVWSSPWGKGRPGWHIECSAMSMSILKDRIDIHGGGKDLLFPHHENELAQSCCINSNFSVGHWMHTELVIIKNKKMSKSFGNALLLKDLLMRYDSEGIRFFLLSTHYRHPLYFCEENLKRSEILLQKLYLSLRDVNFTVLCDKDNCSSFKMRFYEALDNDFNTPKALSILVNISHKINVLKLKYDSNNYEIVVLANALRELGGILGILLRDPEYFLQKTDRFCLDEISNINYLIQKRNNARKIQDWIKADKIRSNLLNLGIILEDSKSNTFWRRLK from the coding sequence ATGTTAAGTATATTTAATTCTTTTACACAACAACGCGAAACATTTAGAGCAAGTTTAGATAAAGTAATTAAAATGTATGTATGCGGAGTGACTTCTTATGATTTGTGCCATATTGGACATGGAAGAACTTTTGTTTTTTTTGATATAGTGTTACGTTATTTGCGTTATTGTGGTTATAATTTACAATATGTGCGTAATATTACAGATGTTGATGACAAAATTATTTCCAGATCTATTGAAAATAATGAAACTATTTTTAATTTATCTAATCGTATGATTAATCAAATGAACAAAGATTTTTTTGCTTTAAATATTTTGTGTCCAGATTATGAACCTCGCGCTACAGAAAACATAGATATTATTGTTAAATTTATTTTGAAATTATTAAATAGTCAACATGCGTATATATCAAATAATGGAGATGTAATGTTTTCTATTGAAAAATATTCAAATTATGGATTGTTGTCAAAACAGCTTATATCAAAATTAAAAATAGGAGTACGTATATCTGAGAATGTTAGTAAACGTCATCCATTAGATTTTATTTTATGGAAGCTTACAAAAGAAAATGAAAAATATGTTTGGAGTTCTCCTTGGGGTAAGGGGCGTCCAGGATGGCATATTGAATGTTCTGCTATGAGTATGTCTATTTTAAAAGATAGAATAGATATTCATGGTGGAGGAAAAGATTTGTTGTTTCCTCATCATGAGAATGAGTTAGCACAATCTTGTTGTATTAATAGTAATTTTTCAGTAGGCCATTGGATGCATACTGAGTTGGTAATTATTAAGAACAAAAAAATGTCTAAATCTTTTGGAAATGCTTTATTATTAAAGGATCTTTTGATGCGTTATGATTCAGAAGGTATTCGATTTTTTTTGTTGTCTACTCATTATCGCCATCCGTTGTATTTTTGCGAAGAAAATTTAAAGAGATCTGAAATATTATTGCAAAAGTTGTATTTGTCTTTGAGAGACGTTAATTTTACTGTGTTATGTGATAAGGATAATTGTTCTTCTTTTAAAATGCGTTTTTATGAAGCGTTGGATAATGATTTTAATACTCCTAAGGCTTTATCTATTTTAGTAAATATTTCTCATAAAATAAATGTTTTGAAATTAAAATATGATAGCAATAATTATGAAATAGTAGTGCTAGCTAATGCATTGAGAGAATTAGGTGGCATTTTAGGTATTTTATTACGAGATCCAGAATATTTTTTACAAAAAACTGATCGATTTTGTCTTGATGAGATAAGTAATATTAATTATTTGATACAAAAGAGAAACAATGCGCGTAAAATACAGGATTGGATTAAGGCGGACAAAATACGAAGCAATTTGTTAAATTTAGGAATTATTTTAGAAGATTCGAAATCCAATACTTTTTGGAGACGATTAAAATAA